In Actinomycetes bacterium, one genomic interval encodes:
- the fabF gene encoding beta-ketoacyl-ACP synthase II gives MSTDERVVVTGLGATTPVGGDASATWEGLLAGRSGVSLIEESWADELPARIAARVAVDPSEVMDRVEARRLDRTEQLALIAAREAWADAGRPDVDPLRLGAVVASGIGGALTLLGQWDALRENGPRRVSPHAIPMLMPNGPAAYVGLEYSARAGVHAPVSACASGAEAVAYGLSMIRSGRADVVLAGGTEACLHPLPLAAFAAMMALSKRNDEPQRASRPYDKGRDGFVFGEGAAILVLERESYARARGARIYAEVAGAGLTSDGHHIAQPDPVGTGAARAMQAALRDGGASVDDVVHVNAHATSTPQGDVAEAAAIRAALGPATEHVVVSATKSMTGHLLGAAGAVESLAVVKALHEHVAPPTINLEDPDDEVRLDVATGEPRRLPAGDIAALNNSFGFGGHNVALLFRSIS, from the coding sequence GTGAGCACTGACGAGCGAGTCGTCGTCACCGGGCTGGGGGCGACCACCCCGGTCGGCGGGGACGCGAGCGCGACCTGGGAGGGCCTGCTCGCCGGCCGTTCCGGCGTCAGCCTCATCGAGGAGTCGTGGGCCGACGAGCTGCCCGCGCGGATCGCCGCGCGGGTGGCCGTCGACCCCTCCGAGGTGATGGACCGGGTGGAGGCGCGTCGCCTCGACCGTACCGAGCAGCTCGCCCTCATCGCGGCCCGCGAGGCCTGGGCCGACGCCGGCCGCCCCGACGTGGACCCGCTGCGCCTGGGGGCCGTCGTGGCGAGCGGCATCGGCGGGGCGTTGACCCTCCTGGGGCAATGGGACGCGCTGCGCGAGAACGGGCCACGCCGGGTCTCCCCGCACGCCATCCCCATGCTCATGCCGAACGGCCCGGCCGCCTACGTGGGGCTCGAGTACTCCGCCCGGGCGGGCGTCCATGCGCCGGTCTCCGCCTGCGCGTCGGGTGCCGAGGCCGTGGCGTACGGCTTGTCGATGATCCGCTCCGGGCGGGCCGACGTCGTCCTCGCGGGCGGTACCGAGGCCTGCCTGCACCCGCTGCCGCTCGCCGCCTTCGCGGCGATGATGGCGCTGTCCAAGCGCAACGACGAGCCCCAGCGCGCGTCGCGGCCCTACGACAAGGGCCGCGACGGCTTCGTGTTCGGTGAGGGCGCGGCGATCCTCGTGCTGGAGCGGGAGTCCTACGCCCGCGCGCGGGGCGCCCGCATCTACGCCGAGGTCGCCGGTGCCGGGCTGACCTCGGACGGACACCACATCGCCCAGCCGGACCCGGTCGGCACGGGCGCCGCCCGCGCCATGCAGGCCGCGTTGCGCGACGGCGGTGCGAGCGTCGACGACGTCGTCCACGTCAACGCCCACGCGACCTCGACCCCCCAGGGCGACGTCGCCGAGGCGGCCGCGATCCGGGCCGCGCTCGGCCCGGCCACCGAGCACGTGGTGGTCTCGGCCACGAAGTCGATGACCGGGCACCTGCTCGGCGCCGCGGGCGCGGTGGAGTCCCTCGCCGTGGTCAAGGCGCTCCACGAGCACGTGGCGCCGCCCACGATCAACCTCGAGGACCCCGACGACGAGGTCCGCCTCGACGTCGCGACCGGGGAGCCCCGCCGCCTCCCCGCCGGCGACATCGCCGCACTCAACAACTCCTTCGGGTTCGGCGGGCACAACGTCGCCCTGCTCTTCCGCTCGATCTCCTGA
- a CDS encoding acyl carrier protein has product MATEQEVLAGLAEIVNEVAGVPAADVQLDKSFTDDLDIDSLSMVEVVVAAEEKFGVKIPDDEVKNLKTVGDAVAYIQRSAA; this is encoded by the coding sequence ATGGCCACCGAGCAGGAGGTCCTGGCCGGCCTCGCCGAGATCGTCAACGAGGTCGCGGGCGTGCCCGCCGCCGATGTCCAGCTGGACAAGTCCTTCACCGACGACCTGGACATCGACTCGTTGTCGATGGTCGAGGTCGTCGTGGCGGCCGAGGAGAAGTTCGGCGTGAAGATCCCCGACGACGAGGTCAAGAACCTCAAGACGGTCGGCGACGCGGTCGCCTACATCCAGCGCTCGGCCGCCTGA
- a CDS encoding beta-ketoacyl-ACP synthase III produces the protein MSVEQGLRPSSPSRASRLLGFGAYRPSRVVPNSEIVDRIDSSDEWIRERSGIAERRVAGDGETVLDMATWAAEKALANAGLTADRIGLVVVATVTYLRQTPAAAPIIADRLGANGSAAFDISAACAGFCYGLELAADAVASGSTEHALVIGVERLSDLTDSYDRGSAFIFADGAGAAVIGPSDVPLIGPVAWGSDGSQADAIEQAESWDALRDNPEIRFPALSMKGQQVFRWAVYDMPKVAQRALDAAGVKASDLDVFVPHQANLRIIDAMVRQLDLPEDVVVAKDIIDTGNTSAASIPLAVSRLLESGQAKSGDLALFIGFGAGLAYAAQVVVLP, from the coding sequence GTGAGCGTCGAGCAGGGCCTGCGCCCGAGCTCCCCGTCGCGAGCGTCGCGACTGCTGGGCTTCGGCGCGTACCGACCCTCCCGGGTGGTCCCGAACTCCGAGATCGTGGACCGGATCGACTCCAGCGACGAGTGGATCCGGGAGCGGTCCGGCATCGCCGAGCGACGCGTCGCGGGAGACGGCGAGACGGTGCTCGACATGGCGACCTGGGCCGCCGAGAAGGCCCTGGCCAACGCCGGCCTGACCGCGGACCGCATCGGGCTGGTGGTCGTCGCCACGGTGACGTACCTGCGCCAGACGCCGGCCGCGGCTCCGATCATCGCCGACCGCCTGGGCGCGAACGGCAGCGCCGCCTTCGACATCTCGGCCGCCTGCGCAGGGTTCTGCTACGGCCTCGAGCTCGCCGCCGACGCGGTCGCCAGCGGCAGCACCGAGCACGCCCTCGTCATCGGCGTGGAACGCCTCAGCGACCTCACCGACTCCTATGACCGAGGGTCGGCGTTCATCTTCGCCGACGGCGCCGGCGCCGCCGTCATCGGCCCGAGCGACGTCCCCCTGATCGGCCCGGTGGCCTGGGGCAGCGACGGCTCCCAGGCCGACGCCATCGAGCAGGCCGAGTCGTGGGACGCCCTGCGGGACAACCCCGAGATCCGGTTCCCGGCGCTGTCCATGAAGGGGCAGCAGGTCTTCCGGTGGGCCGTCTACGACATGCCCAAGGTCGCCCAGCGCGCGCTGGACGCCGCGGGCGTGAAGGCATCCGACCTCGACGTCTTCGTCCCGCACCAGGCCAACCTGCGCATCATCGACGCGATGGTGCGCCAGCTCGACCTGCCCGAGGACGTCGTGGTCGCCAAGGACATCATCGACACCGGCAACACCTCCGCTGCCTCGATCCCGCTCGCCGTCAGCCGGCTGCTCGAGTCCGGACAGGCGAAGAGCGGTGACCTGGCGCTGTTCATCGGGTTCGGCGCCGGGTTGGCCTACGCCGCCCAGGTGGTCGTGCTGCCCTGA
- a CDS encoding acyltransferase domain-containing protein, whose amino-acid sequence MLVVVAPGQGAQTPGFLSPWLELPGVLDRLRWLSACAGLDLVRYGTQADTEEIRDTAVAQPLLVGAGLVTLLSVFPHPSDAYGKIGAGAGHSVGELTAAAASGVLSAEQAMVLVRERGRAMAAAAAATPTGMTAVLGGERDEVLATISKHGLTAANDNGAGQLVAAGTLDQLDALAAEPPAGARLRPLQVAGAFHTEHMAPAVSVLAGYARAVTVHDPRTRLISNADGAVVHHGRDVLARIVNQVANPVRWDLCMQTMADLGVTALLEIPPAGTLAGLAKRALPGVEVLALKTPDDLPAAVDLVARHGTPSPVADAPTWRLLVAPSKGTFRRAASAGDTGAAIEPGSQVGSVVGLRDEAAVIAPHGGTVVEWLVEDGDPVGPGQPIVRLHPQAVSA is encoded by the coding sequence GTGCTCGTCGTCGTCGCGCCCGGGCAGGGCGCCCAGACCCCCGGCTTCCTCTCCCCCTGGCTTGAGCTCCCCGGCGTCCTGGACCGGCTGCGCTGGCTCTCGGCGTGCGCCGGCCTCGACCTCGTCCGCTACGGGACGCAGGCCGACACCGAGGAGATCCGTGACACGGCCGTCGCCCAGCCCCTCCTCGTCGGAGCGGGCCTGGTCACGCTGCTCTCGGTCTTCCCTCACCCCTCCGACGCCTACGGCAAGATCGGAGCGGGCGCCGGCCACTCCGTCGGCGAGCTGACCGCCGCGGCCGCGTCCGGGGTGCTGAGCGCCGAGCAGGCGATGGTCCTCGTGCGCGAGCGTGGCCGGGCCATGGCCGCGGCCGCCGCGGCGACTCCCACCGGCATGACTGCCGTCCTCGGCGGGGAGCGCGACGAGGTGCTCGCCACGATCTCCAAGCACGGACTGACCGCGGCCAACGACAACGGAGCGGGCCAGCTGGTGGCCGCCGGCACCTTGGACCAGCTCGACGCGCTGGCGGCCGAACCGCCCGCCGGGGCCCGGCTTCGTCCGCTGCAGGTGGCCGGGGCCTTCCACACCGAGCACATGGCGCCGGCGGTCTCGGTCCTCGCCGGGTACGCCCGCGCGGTCACGGTCCACGACCCGCGGACGCGGCTGATCTCCAACGCCGACGGCGCGGTCGTGCACCACGGCCGAGACGTCCTGGCCCGCATCGTCAACCAGGTCGCCAACCCGGTGCGCTGGGACCTGTGCATGCAGACCATGGCCGACCTCGGGGTGACCGCCCTGCTCGAGATCCCCCCGGCGGGGACGCTGGCCGGGCTGGCCAAGCGCGCGCTGCCCGGCGTCGAGGTCCTGGCCCTCAAGACCCCCGACGACCTGCCCGCGGCGGTCGACCTGGTGGCGCGGCACGGGACGCCGAGTCCGGTCGCCGACGCCCCGACCTGGCGCCTGCTCGTGGCGCCGAGCAAGGGCACGTTCCGCCGGGCCGCCTCGGCGGGTGACACCGGTGCCGCCATCGAGCCCGGCAGCCAGGTCGGGTCGGTCGTCGGCCTTCGCGACGAGGCCGCCGTGATCGCCCCGCACGGCGGTACGGTCGTCGAGTGGCTGGTCGAGGACGGCGACCCGGTGGGACCGGGCCAGCCGATCGTTCGTCTGCACCCCCAGGCGGTGTCCGCGTGA
- a CDS encoding helix-turn-helix domain-containing protein, which translates to MATPAVAVSAETVRRLERSSGALATDAITRMEERLPWYRAMTAEQRSWVGLIAQAGIAAFVAWMRSPDDGFGVTAEVFGLAPRELARAITLQQTVELVRTTIDVVEEQVDALAEPESVPLLREAVLRYSREVAFAAADVYAQAAEARGAWDARIEALVVDALLRGEVDEGVRSRAAGLGWTATSAICVVVGQAPQASPEDVADGLHRAARHAHVDVVVGVQGERLVVVLGRVDDPLARARALLPHFGPGPVVVGPVAADLAGAVRSASAALSGSRAVAAWPDAPRPVLAEDLLAERALAGDQEARRRLVAEVHDTLVAARGDLAETVSAYLEQAGSLEGTARLLYVHPNTVRYRLRRVSELTGVSPTTARGAFVTRLALALGRLDGAQA; encoded by the coding sequence GCCACCCCCGCCGTCGCCGTCTCCGCGGAGACGGTGCGCCGCCTCGAGCGCTCCAGCGGGGCGCTGGCCACCGATGCGATCACCCGCATGGAGGAGCGGCTGCCGTGGTATCGCGCGATGACGGCCGAGCAGCGCTCGTGGGTCGGGCTCATCGCGCAGGCCGGGATCGCCGCCTTCGTGGCCTGGATGCGCTCCCCCGACGACGGCTTCGGCGTCACCGCCGAGGTCTTCGGGCTGGCCCCGCGCGAGCTCGCGCGGGCGATCACCCTGCAGCAGACCGTCGAGCTGGTGCGGACCACCATCGACGTGGTCGAGGAGCAGGTCGACGCGTTGGCCGAGCCGGAGTCGGTCCCGCTGCTGCGCGAGGCTGTGCTGCGCTACAGCCGGGAGGTGGCCTTCGCCGCCGCCGACGTCTACGCGCAGGCAGCCGAGGCCCGCGGCGCCTGGGACGCGCGGATCGAGGCGCTCGTGGTCGACGCGCTGCTGCGGGGCGAGGTGGACGAGGGCGTTCGCTCCCGGGCCGCAGGCCTGGGCTGGACCGCGACGTCGGCCATCTGCGTCGTCGTCGGCCAGGCGCCGCAAGCCAGCCCCGAGGACGTCGCGGACGGCCTGCACCGCGCCGCCCGCCACGCCCATGTCGACGTCGTCGTGGGGGTGCAGGGCGAGCGGCTGGTCGTCGTGCTCGGCCGGGTGGACGATCCGCTCGCCCGCGCGCGGGCGCTGCTCCCCCACTTCGGGCCCGGCCCGGTCGTCGTGGGGCCGGTCGCGGCCGACCTGGCCGGCGCGGTCCGCTCCGCCTCGGCCGCGCTGTCCGGCTCGCGCGCCGTGGCGGCCTGGCCGGACGCGCCCCGCCCGGTCCTGGCCGAGGACCTGCTCGCCGAGCGGGCCTTGGCCGGTGACCAGGAGGCGCGGCGACGACTGGTCGCCGAGGTCCACGACACGCTGGTGGCCGCCCGCGGGGACCTGGCCGAGACGGTGTCGGCGTACCTCGAGCAGGCCGGATCCCTGGAGGGCACCGCCCGGTTGCTCTACGTCCACCCGAACACCGTGCGGTACCGGCTGCGCCGGGTCAGCGAGCTCACCGGGGTCTCCCCCACCACCGCGCGCGGCGCATTCGTCACCCGGCTCGCCCTGGCGCTGGGCCGTCTGGACGGCGCGCAGGCCTGA